The DNA region AATGAGAACACTCGCGAGGCAGCGTTGCTAGAGCTGAGCAAGAAGAGGGAGCAGGTTCCCGAACTGGCGCTCATTCTGTGGCACTCCTTTGGTGCGTAACGCCTGGCTGCGAGAGACCGATTCCTCCGGCCGTAGCCTCCGATGTAGGCGCCATGCTGACTTGTGCCAGGCGTCATGACTTCGCTCCTGCAGGAGATCATCTCTGTCTACACCCTGCTCAACCCTTCGCAGTTGACGGCCGCGGCTTCGAACAGAGTGTGCAATGCCCTCGCGTTGCTGCAGTGTGTGGCGTCGCACAACGACACTCGTGCACTGTTCCTGAACGGTAAGGCTATGCCGCCCCCCACTGTGACCGGTGGCAAATGCTGATTGATTGCGCGTGCGAACAGCTCATATTCCACTCTTCCTGTATCCGTTCCTGAACACGACCTCGAAATCGCGCCCGTTTGAATACCTCCGGCTTACTTCGCTGGGCGTCATCGGCGCGTTGGTTAAGAATGACTCCTCAGACGTCATCAACTTCTTGCTCACCACTGAGATTATTCCGTTGTGCCTGCGTATCATGGAGACCGGATCGGAACTTAGCAAGACTGTTGCCATCTTCATCGTCCAGAAGATCCTGTTGGATGACAACGGGCTCAACTACATCTGCGCCACGTACGAGCGGTTCTATGCGGTTGGCACTGTACTGAGCAATATGGTTGCCCAGCTCGTGGAGTCGCAGACGGCTAGACTCCTTAAGCATGTTGTCCGCTGCTTCTTGCGGTTagctccccttccccctacctccgtcgtcgtcaacgcccgCCCGGAAAGCATAATACTGATGAGATGACCGGCTGCAGGCTAAGTGATAACGCGAGGGCCCGTGAGGCCCTGCGCCAGTGCCTTCCTGAACCGCTTCGGGACGCGACATTTTCTTCGGTCCTGAGGGATGATGCCGCCACTAAGAGGTGCCTCGCTCAGCTGCTCATCAACCTTTCCGacaacgtcgtcgaccccGGGGCCCAGGGCGTTTCTGCCATGTGAGCGTCCCGCAACGCTAGGTGCATCATGGAGTCGGAAACAGCGCTTCTACCCAGAAATTGGGAGAGCACAAGCGTGTTGAATTACGAGCATATACGTGACTGAAGCGATTCGGAGTAAAAGTATTCGGCATGGTTGATACCCGCATTTTCTGCCACACGGGCCACACGGGTTGCTTCGAGGTTTTGCGAGCCCttttgcggcggcgctgtgcaTGACTGGCATCTCGGCGCAGCGCGTTTCAGGCCAGGCCCTTGTTTCCACTGGCGTGGCTGAGGGAGACAGGGTGTCTGGCAGTGAAGTCGTTTCTCACGGCAGGTCTTCCGGTGCCAGTCTGGCTGCGAGACAAGAGGCTCATATGGGAGATGAGGGCGGCTCAGGGGACGGGGAGTCGTGCTTGGGCGGGAGTCGCGGCTTGGGCTTGCCTCGACGCTCATGGTTATTGGCTGTCCAATCGCATTTGGTATGTGATTCGGGGCCACTGTACGTTAGGGCGAGCATTATACCTGCATGGTATAACGAAAAAGGTGTTAGGGGCGTTTGGCACGCGGTGGAAGGCTGGGTTTGCGTCACATGTGTTCTTAGAAGATGAGGCATGGCCATGGCTTGGTAGCAGTTGGCGTTGGTCAGCGAAATTCGTACATAGGTGCAGGCAGCAGGGCTTTGATAGTTGACGTCGCCCGAGTTAGGTT from Purpureocillium takamizusanense chromosome 3, complete sequence includes:
- the rcd1 gene encoding RNA-binding protein, CCR4-NOT complex subunit Rcd1 (COG:S~EggNog:ENOG503NWKG~BUSCO:EOG09263Q8J) yields the protein MIPSAHVYGHHPFQGADSPWLHQQASHHQGGHQGVVSVAQQQQQQQQQQQQQQQQQQQQQQQQQQQQQHFNRMSGNHSGSGNLAVAHAQDAGHENISDENRRTMGYIADLLNENTREAALLELSKKREQVPELALILWHSFGVMTSLLQEIISVYTLLNPSQLTAAASNRVCNALALLQCVASHNDTRALFLNAHIPLFLYPFLNTTSKSRPFEYLRLTSLGVIGALVKNDSSDVINFLLTTEIIPLCLRIMETGSELSKTVAIFIVQKILLDDNGLNYICATYERFYAVGTVLSNMVAQLVESQTARLLKHVVRCFLRLSDNARAREALRQCLPEPLRDATFSSVLRDDAATKRCLAQLLINLSDNVVDPGAQGVSAM